Within Bacteroidota bacterium, the genomic segment CGACGGCGTGCGTGTGGGCGTCATGATGAGTTCGCCGGCAGGAGGGGACCTCATTTTTGATACGCCGCTCGATTTGACCAAGGAGGCGCTTGATTCCAAGCTGTGTGAGCAAGGCAGCAAGTTTCGCAACAAGATCTGGAATGCCTACTGTTTGGTGAGCCTTTGGACGGTTGATCCGGAAAAAGAACCCACCGAACTCGATAAGATTGCGACGGCTTGGATGCGCCGCAAAATCAATGCTGCCGCAGCGGAGATTGCCGATCATTTCGAGAAATTGCGTATTTCCGATGCCTTGCGGACGGTTTACGGCTTGGTTTGGGACGACTTCTGTTCTTGGTTCCTGGAAATGATGAAGACCGGCCGCGACGAGACGATGAGTGCCAAATCTTATGAATTGGTGATTGATCTCTTCGAATCCGTGTTGCAATTGGCACATCCCTTCGTGCCGTTTATCACGGAGGAAATCTGGCAAAGCCTCCGCGAACGCAAAGACGGCGAAAGCATCATGCTCACACAGATTCCCGAGCCGATCGTGGTGGGCGACGATTTTGACGCCCTCTCCAACTTCGAATTGATCAAGGAGACGGTGACGGCGATCCGCGCATTCCGCGGCGAAAAAGGGCTGAGCTACAAAGATCAGATCGATCTTTACATCAATACGCAATCACCAGAAATTTTCAATGCCAACAAGCCGGTGCTCGAGAAGTTCTTGGCTACAAGCAGCATTCAGTTCACCGACAAAGCGCCTGCCGGCAGCGGAAGCCTCCGTGTTTTGACCACTGAATTCTACATCCCGCTTCAAAACATCGATGTCGACGCCGAGAAGGCAAGACTTGAGAAGGAAATCGCCTACATGGAGGGATTTGTGCAAAGCATCGACAAGAAACTCAGCAACGAGAAATTTGTCAGCAATGCCAAACCCGAGGTTGTCGAATCCGAACGCAAAAAGAAAGCCGACGGCGAAGCAACGCTAAAGCTCCTCCGCGAGTCCCTCGCAGGGCTTTAAGTGAAAAGTGAAAAGTGAATAGTGAAAAGTGCCAAGATTCTGATTCTCGGCACTTTTTCTTTTCACTTTTCACTTTTCACTTCCGTCCGGCACTTTTCACTTATAGTTTTTCACTTTTCACTTTTCACTTCTCGTCCGCTGTTGGGCCGTACATTCCGGGTACGGGAACGTCGAGCAGACGCAGGTACACGGACAGCTGCCCGCGGTGGTGGACCGTGTGGTTCAAGACAAATTCGCGCAGAACATCCTTTTTCGGTTTGGTGAAGAAAATCTGCTCCCCATTGCGCATTGTCCAGCCGGTGTCGAGGATTTCGTCGGATGTCGCTTCAAGGACAGCTTTGGCAGCTGCATGTCGCTGATCGGCAAAAGCCAGCAGTTCCTCCAGACTTTCGACAGGTTTGCTCCGTTCCATCGGCTTCGCGAAGTCCAATTCGTCCTGCAGCAGCGTGATAGACACCCACAAGGGCAGATTCGCGACGTGTTGTGCCAAGGCCGCCAAGGTCGATGACTTTTCGTGGGGCTTCCAGGTGGCGTGGTCGAAGGGTACGCGCTCCAGCATTTTGCGTGTTTTTGCTGCTTCGGCAACGAACTCGCTCAAAAAAGTTTCTTTCTGATTCATCATCAATTCTTTTGGATTGAGCGAGGAAGTTAATGCTTTTTTTTCGTGACAAGTGCCGAATCTAAGTTCCCAAGGCACCTTTTTTGCCTGCCCTACCCATCGAATGAAACAAGCCGTGAATCAGAAAAAGCGGTATTTTCGCAGCCTTAAAATCGTAGAATGAAAATGCGCACAGCCCGCGAGGTCGCCGAGACTTATTACAATGCTTTCAACTTGGGGGACTATCCCAAAATGCTTTCCCTTGTCGCAGAGGATGTCAGGCACGAACCTAACCAGGGTCTGCCAAGGATGGGCAAAGCCCTGCTTTCCGAATTTTTGCAATCCAACGACGCAGCCTACAGCGAGCAACTCAGCGACTTTACGTTTTTGGAGGAGGCCAATGGCAGGAAGGTCGCTGCAGATTTTCTCGTTACCGGAATTTACAAACTAGCGGGCGAAGGAATGCCGCCTGCAAACGGACAAGTTTACAAACTCCGCGTCGTTGCAGTGCTCGACGTCCAGGATGGATTGATCACCACGATTCGCACCTACTACAATTTGGAGGAATGGTTGCGCCTCGTTTCCGCCTGAAGGGATTTGACCAATGGAAATCGAATATAAAGCCTTTCAAGGTAAGGCAATCGAATCCCAGTTTGACGCGCTTGCTGCCCTGCGCATCACGGTGTTTCGGGACTATCCCTACCTCTACGAAGGCGACGTTGCCTATGAGCAGGAGTACCTCAAAACCTATTCCAATGCTGAAAGCGCCTTGATGTTCGGCGCATTTTATCGGAATTCTTTGGTAGGCGCCACGACGTGCATTCCTTTGGAGGACGAAACGGAGGACGTCAAAAAGCCTTTTAAAGATGCTGGAATGCGGCTTTCTGAAATTTTTTATTTCGGGGAGAGCATTCTTTTATCCGAATTTCGAGGCCTGGGTATCGGGAATAAGTTCTTTGACGCCCGCGAGGCACATGCTGCGGGTTTCGGGACCTTTCATTCCACCTGTTTTTGTGCCGTTCAGCGGCCCGAAGATCATCCCTTGCGGCCCGACGGCTACCAACCGCTCGACGGTTTCTGGATCAAACGTGGCTACCGCAAGGTGCCAGAACTTGTCAGTCATTTTGAATGGAAAGATGTCGGCGAATCGGAATCCACCGCCAAACCGATGATGTACTGGATGCGAAATTTCTGACTTGCCAACGGTAGGCCAACACGATTACTTTTGCACGGATGCTTCTTCCTTTTGAACCCACCAAACGAAAATGCCCATGAACACCCATTCGATCCGTATTGCTTCCGCGAGCTATCCCATCACCTCTTTCACAGGCATGGACGCGTGGCATAGGCATACTTCTGATTGGGTCGCCAAGGCCGTCAGTCAAGGTGCGCAGCTCCTGCTTTTTCCAGAATATGGCTCCATGGAGCTCCTGAGCCTGTTTTCATCCGATATACAAGCGGATATCCATGGAAATCTGACAGCTTTGCAGCCCTTGTTGCAGGAATTCGCCATTCGATTTGAAGAACTCGCCATCCAGCACCAAGTGATCATCGTGGCGCCAAGTTTGCCCGTGGCTGAGAACGGAAAATTCATCAACCGTGCTTTTGTTTTCGGGAAAAATGGGCTTGCTGGCTGGCAAGACAAGTTTTTTATGACACGCTTCGAAGGAGAGGAATGGGGGATTTCGAGTTCGGAGAAGGTGCTGACGTTGTTTGAGGCGGATTGGGGCAGTTTCGGCATTCAGATTTGCTATGACATCGAATTTCCACTCGGAAGTCATCTGCTTTGCGCTGCAGGGGCCGATGTGATCCTTGTCCCAAGTTGCACGGAAACGCGCAGGGGCGCTACCCGCGTACATGTCGGCGCAAGGGCGCGTGCGCTTGAAAACCAATGTTATGCCGTTGTTTCCCAGACGGTTGGAGAGGCCTCATGGTCGCCGGTTGTGGATGTGAACTTTGGTTACGGAGCGGTATATTCAGCGCCAGATAACGGCTTGCCCGAAGACGGGGTGATCGCGTTGTATCCTGAAAATCAACCCGGATGGTTGATTCAGGAACTGGACATCCAATTGAATCACAAGATTCGCACCGATGGCCAAGTATTGAATTTCCGTGACGGGAAAATGCAACAAATCGGCTTGTTGGAGGGGCAAGTGAGCCTGCGGAAAGTGGTTTTGTAAGCCCAACAAGTTTTGGACGGACTGGGAAAACTTCGAATGGCCATGGATTCGACGTTTTCTCATGGTTTTCCCGCCAAGACCAAACAATTTTCCTATTTTCGCAGGGATGCATTTTCTTCAATACATTCATTGGGATCCAGATCCATCGATCTTTGGATTGCCGTTTCGTTGGTATGGGCTGCTGTTTGCGTCCTCCTTCTTTTTTGGATACATCATCATCAAGCGATTTTTTGCCAAGGAGGGCGTTCCCGAAAATTGGCTGGAGTCGCTGACGATCTATATGGCGATCAGCACCGTAGTCGGTGCGCGGCTTGGACATTGCCTTTTCTACGATCCAGACTATTATCTCGCCCATCCGCTCGAGATTTTGAAAGTCTGGGAAGGTGGATTGGCAAGCCACGGAGCAGCGATCGGCATCATTACCGGACTCTATTTCTGGACGCGCCGTGTGAGCAAACGCAACGTGCTCTGGGTTTTGGACCGCATTGTGATTGTGGTGGCCTTGTCTGGACTTACCATTCGCCTCGGCAACCTGATGAATTCGGAGATTTTGGGCACACCCACCACGGCAAGTTACGGCTTTGTCTTTCCGAGGGCAGATCAGGGCGAATCCTTGCGTGCCAAATGGGAAGGCGAGCAGGTTGATTTGACCTATTTGCCACAAGGTTCGTCCGATGCGCGAAGCTTTGAAGTCTACCGCAGCACCAACGATTCCAACTATACCCGCCTGCCGATCGCACCCTTGGCGTTTCCTCCGGGAAATCCCAAGGAAAGCAATATGGCCAAGTTTCGGGACACTGCGCCGGGCACCAAAGCTGGAATTCACTACGTGAGTGCCGAAAAGGGAACCAAACCGGCCTTGACTGCAGAAAATGGCGACAGCCTCAATCTGCGAACGGCCTTTTTTGAGGATCCGTTTTCGGTTGAGCGCACTGCTTTTGCGGGGCGTTGGGAAGGGGCAAAGGTCCATTTGAAGTTTGATATGCGTGGTCTTTTTCCGGCAAATGTTTCAAGAGGGACCCTTTTGCTGCGCAGCAGCGGCGACGACAATTGGACGGTGATCCACCGGGGTGTCGCTGGCGGGAATTCACGCAAAATGGTGCTTGATACCCTTGATTCGCCAGAAGGAATCCAAAATCCGCATTACAAACTCGTGCTGAAGGAGGATGAGATCTTGCTCGTTGCGCGCCACCCGGCCCAGATTTACGAGGCCGTGGCCTATACCATCATCTTTGTGTTTTTGATGTGGTTTTACTACTACCACGATGGAAAGGTGCCATTGGGGCGCTTCTTCGGCATTTTCTTGATTCTCATTTTCGGAATGCGTATCTTGATTGAGTTTGCAAAAGAGGAGCAAGCAGAATTTATGACAGGGTCGATCTTGACAATGGGGCAGTGGCTGAGCATTCCGTTTGTGTTGCTTGGATTTTTCTTCACCATTTGGTCCTATACCCATCCCAAGTTTCCTGCCCCCATTCCGCCCACTGAAAACAAAGCCAATACATCCGGGAAATGATGCCGCGCATGAAAAGCAACGACCTTCTTGCCTTGAACACCGCGAATAAAAGGGCTTTGCGCCCAAGATTTCGAGGGTCGGACCGATGGACGATGCATGGCTTTTTTTTCAAGTCCTTCATTTGTGGTTTGCTGATGCTGCCCATGCTCGCTATGATTCCCTTGCAAGCGCAGGTGGTCGATGAATTCACGCCGCAAGATACATTTTGGACGGGTGTGGGGGAAGACAGCACGGATTTTGCAGCCCAAAGCTTCTTTGCCAATGTATCCCGCGTCAGGAAGTTCGGGGTCTGGCTCAAGGCTGAATCCGGCACAGGAGCAGTCAAAATCGCGCTTGTCAAGGACAATGGTACGGGTTCGCCTGATCTGAATTTTATCTTGGAGGAAAGCACAGTGCAATTGCCAGATAGTGGCGGTGGCTGGGTTTGGGACAGCACATTTTCAGCGGTAATGTCGGTAGGCGCGAAATATTGGGTGGTCGTGGATGGTTACAACAACCTTCAGGGCACAGGTTATTCCGCAATCGGCAGTGCTGCAACCTTCACCGATACGGGGGAAGCATTTTTTATTTCGGAGAATGGAGGCGCCACTTGGGCCACGAACGGGACGAGGGCAATGGCCATTCAAGTCGAAGGGGACAATTGCTCCTTTGCGCTGACCGTAACGCCACAGCAACCTATGTTATGTCCCGGAACCATGACGCTCGTGAGCGTCCCGTCTGGATACCTTTCTTACGCTTGGAGTGATGGGCAAACCGCAGCTTCGATTTATCTGGCCAATACCGGCCTATATTCGGTGACGGTTGTGGATGCCAACAACTGCGTTTCGACCGCAGCAGCACTGGTTGTTGCGGGCATTCAACCGGTTTCCACCCTCTTTGATTTTTACGAAGGATGCCAAGGAACCCCTGTCGAATTGGTTTTGCCGCCGTTTTATGCACAATACGATTGGTCCACCGGGGCCACGACAAGCCGCGACACCATTGAGAATTCCGGGACCTATTGGGTGGATATGGTGAGCACGACCGGATGTTTTGGAAGCGATACCTTCGAAGTTTTGATGCGGCCATTGCCCAACCCCAACGTGGGGGCTGGCGATAGCCTCTGCGTCGGTGACAGCATCACCATTGACGCCGGCGCGGGATTCAGTGCCTATACCTGGAGCACAGCCGACATTACCCGTGAAGTTACCCTTACCCAGACGACGACCTTGTGGGTGGAAGTTTCCGACAGCTTTGGCTGCCATACGATCTCCGACACAGTTGTCTATGGTTTTTACCCCTATCCGGCCGAACCCGTACTGCAGGAATTGCCAACCGAATTGCATTCTTCGTTTGCAAATTACTATGCTTGGACCTTCAATGGGCAATTGATTCCGGGCGAAACCGGTCAGGACTTGTTCAATCCAGAGCCTGGAACCTATACCGTAATCGTCACCAACGCCTATGGTTGCAGTTTCGAATCCGATCCTTTGACCGTCGTTGCTCCCGTAGAAGGCGATTTTGTAACCGAGGCCTTCTCTCCGAATGGCGATGGGGTGAATGACTTCTTCTACGTCGAAGGTATTTCCCGTTACCCCGAGCTCAGTCTCGTCGTCTTTGACCGCTTTGGAGCCGAAGTCTACCGAACGGAGCATTACAACAACGACTGGTTCGGAACCGGAAAATCGGGGAATAACCTGCCGATGGGAGACTATTTCTACATTCTGGACTTCGGAACTGACCGCGAGACCCTTCATGGAAACGTACTAATCGGCAGATGAACATGAAACGAATCCTCAATGTTGCTTGCCTGCTGTTGCTCACGTTTTCCCTACGGGCGCAAAACGATCCGCAGTACAGCCAATACCTTTTCAATAAGCTGGTCATCAATCCCGCCTACGCGGGCAGCACCGGCGAATTGTCCCTTCGCCTGATGTCACGCTGGCAATGGGTAGGCTTTCAAAATGCCCCCAAAACGCAGACGGCATCTTTTCACATGCCCACTGCCGATTTACGCCATGGCGTCGGCATCAACTTCGTGATGGATCGGTTAGGGCATACGAGAAGTAGGTTATTCAACGTGAACTATGCCTACCGCATTCCAATCGGCTCCGGTCACCTTGGGATTGGATTGAATATGGGTTTCAAACAGTTTTCCTTGTTGCTTGGAGATCTTACCGAGGAAGTTTTTGATCCGGTCTTCGCCTATCAAGATCAGCACCTCATGACGTTTGTCGCTGGCCCAGGCTTGTACTATCAAAACGAATTTTTCTATGCCGGTGCATCGATGCCCAATATCATGCCCGGCAAGCTCGAAAAGATTTACGCCATTCCCGGATCCGTCTCGAAGTTGCCCAAAAGCGTGTACCTCATGGGAGGTGCCGCGATCCCCGTCGGAGAAGCCGTGAAGCTCCGCCCCTCGATGATGCTCCGTGTAACACCGCGATTGCCGATCGGCCTCGACCTCGGCTTGGGCGCGATGTTCAAAGACAGAATCTTCGTCGGGAGCATCTGGAGACCGGGCAATTCCTTGGTGATGCAACTGCAAACCTTTATTACACCAAAGCTTCAATTGGGATACTCTTATGATCTGACTTTGAAGGAAATAGGTCAGTATACTTCGGGTAGTCATGAAGTGATGCTCGGTCTGGATTTGAATGTCCATCGGGCCGACAACGCCTCACCTGTAAGGTTCTAAGGGCTTCACCGATTCTTCTAGCAAAGGAAAAGTACGGGCATCGTGAGCATGCATGCTAGACAAGAAATAACGCTTCTTTCCGACCGCATCCGGATGTATCTGAGCCTGATCATTCAAGGAATGTTGCTGTTCACGGGTTGCGAGACAAGTGAGGCTGACGCGACTTCAGCAGCGGCAATAACGGTGGATCACACCAATCCGGCGGCTGTGGTCGAGGCCATTTTTCAAGCTGCAAAAACAGGGGATGCAAGCCTCCTGCAAGGCATTTGCGACCCTTCCGGAAATGCCCATTTGGACGTCCGTAGAATTTGTGACTACGCCAATGGATTTGACAAGGAAGGCGAATTCCCGATGTTTTTTGCTGAAGGCAGGCTGAATGGAGATGCCTACATTTCAGGCGAAACCGCCAAGGTTCCGTTTCTTTTCGGACCCGATGGTGACAAACCTGATACAATGGATTTGGTAAAAAGGGATGGAAAATGGTACATTGAACGGTTTTAGCGATGATTCCATTTAACGTCCCCTGCACGACCGGCACCGAACTGAAATGGGTGCAAGAAGCCATCCGAAATGGACACATTTCGGGGAATGGCCCGTTTTCGCGCAAAGTTCAGGCTTTGATGGCGGAAGCTTTTGGTTTTGAGGATGTTTTCCCGACGCATTCCTGCACAGGAGCCTTGGAAATGGCGGCGATGTGCTGCGAATTCCAGCCCGGCGACGAGGTGATCTTGCCGAGCTTCACGCATGTGGGCACAGCGAATGCGTTTGAGCGTGCAGGCGCGACCCTCGTTTTTGCCGACAGCCGCGCTGACCATCCCAATGTCGATGCTGCTGCCGTGGCCGCTTGCATCAGTCCGCGTACACGCGCCATCGTGGTCGTGCATTATGCGGGCATGGCTTGCGATATGGAGGCAATTGGGGCGCTTGTGGCGCAACATAACCTGATTCTCGTCGAAGATGCCGCGCATGCCCTCGGAGCGCGTTACAAGGGGCGCTACATGGGTAGCTTTGGGCATTTGGCGGCATTCTCCTTCCATGAAACCAAAAACATCACCTGCGGTCAAGGCGGAATGCTTGTCGTCAATGATGCCCGATTCCACGAAAAAGCCGCCGTTGCATGGGAAAACGGGACCAACCGCGCCGCATTTTTCAGGGGCGAAGTCGGACAATATACCTGGGTCGGAACCGGCAGCTGCTTCACCTTGAGCGATCTCAATGCCGCCTATCTCTATGGGCAACTCTGCGAACGGGAGTCGATTCTCAAACGTCGCAAACAGCTTTGGGCCCGCTACCAAGAAGCTTTGTCCCCCTTGGCAGCAAATGGACTTTTCCAATTGCCCATAGTCCCGGAAGGCGCGGATTGCAACGGGCATATTTTTTACCTTCGAATGGCCAATCAGGCGCAACGCGATCAGCTGATCCAAGCATTGCGGGAGCAGGATGTCATGGCGGTTTTTCATTACATTCCCCTTCACAGCAGTCCCCATTTTGCTGATCGCCACCACAACGGTGAACTCCCGAATTGCCGCGAATGGAGCGAAAACATCGTGCGTCTGCCGATTTACCATGGCATGACCTCTGAGGAACAAGAACGGGTCATTGCCGCTGTTTTGGTCGCTAACAGATTCGTAGTTTAAGTCGTAAGTATATTGTAAATCAGTTTTTTGATTGATTTTACTTAAAGCTTTAGAATATGTCTGGTATTCACGAAAACGTCAACGCGTACGTACGCCGATGTCTTCACCCGAGTGAGGAGGAGCTGACTTTTTACAACAGCTTGCTTACCTATCGAAAGTTTGAAAAGAAGGCGATGCTGCTGCAAGAAGGAGAAGTTTGTGACTTCGAAGCCTATATCCTCAAGGGCTGTGTGCGAACCTATTTTATCAATGAAAATGGATTCGAAGTGACCCTTTCCTTTGCCGTGGAAGATTGGTGGGTCAGCGAACTGGCGAGTTTCCATGAAGGAAAGCCCTCAAGACTGTTCATTGAGACGCTCGAACCCACCGAGATGCTGATGATCAACCGCGCCAACAAGGAAATCCTGCTCGACAAATACCCCAAATTCGAGCGCATGTACCGGTTGATGCTCCAAAGAAGCCTTTCCGTGGTTTATGACCGCTTGCTTTCCACCCTCAGCAAACCCGCGCAGGAGCGCTATCTGGAGTTTTTGGAGCGTTATCCGCAGATTCCGCAACGCGTTGCACAGCATTATATCGCTTCCTACCTCGGCGTTTCCGCTGAATTCCTCAGCAAGATCCGCAGCCGGATGAATCATTGAAAAAATAAATGTAGCGACATGCTTTCTTGAACTAGTTCAATGCCGCGAGGTGTTTGACCACCCTATCTTTGCTTCATCAACCTCGAAAAAGGCAATGAAAAGAAGCGAATTTCTCAAAAAAGGTTTGGTAGGCGCAGGAATCCTGGCAGCTTCGACGCAGGCTGCGAAACTCCTCGCCAACGACAATGATGAGCTTAAACCGCTGGACATCATTGGTTTCAATCATATTCCCAATTCAGATTCGAAAGTCATGGGCAACAGTATTCTTCATAAATCAGATTCTCGCGGACTCGCCGACCACGGTTGGCTGAAATCGCGGCATACTTTCAGCTTCGCCAATTACTACAATCCCGAGCGAATGAATTTCGGGGTGCTGCGGGTACTGAATGACGACCGCGTTGCGCCGGGAATGGGCTTTGGCACGCATCCGCACGACAACATGGAGATCATTTCGATTCCTTTGGCGGGTGATTTGGAGCACAAAGACAGCATGGGCAACGTGGCGGTCATTCGGAATGGCGACATTCAAGTGATGAGTGCCGGCACCGGAATTCAGCACAGCGAATACAACCGCAGCAAGGATCAGGAGGTCAAGTTCCTTCAGATTTGGGTCTTCCCCAACAAGCGGAATGTGACGCCACGCTACGACCAACTTCCCTTGAAATTGGACGATCGGCACAACCGTTTGCAGCAGGTTTTGTCCCCCAATTCGGATGACGAAGGCGTATGGATTCACCAGGATGCGTGGTTCCATATCGGACAATTTGACCAAGGAAAAGGGACGCAATATCAGGTCAAACGCAAGGGCAACGGCGTCTATGTATTTGTGCTCTCCGGCAGCATCCAAGTCGATGGACAGACCCTCGAAAGCCGCGACGGCTTCGGTGTATGGGATGTCGAATCGCTGGACTTGAAGGCAATTTCATCATCAGCTGAAGTGTTGTTGATGGATGTGCCAATGTCGCTGTAAATGAGAAGATAGTAATTAATATTGTATTTTTAAAAATTGAACATATTTAATCAAAATCAATAAGGAAATGGCAACAGTAAATTGGATTGCAGACGCTTCCCACTCCGAAATCGGATTTCGCGTGAAGCACTTGATGATCACGAATGTCAAGGGGAATTTTGCTGACTTTACCGTGAATGTCACCTCCGAGGAAGAGGATTTCGGCAAGGCCGACATCAGCTTTTCGGCCAACCTTGCAAGCGTAAACACGGGCAACGAGCAGCGTGACGGTCACCTCCGCAGCGCCGACTTTTTTGATGTCGACAACCATCCGCAGATGACCTTCAAAAGCACGAGCATCAGCGGTTACGACGGCAGCTCCGACTTCCAAATCCATGGCGATTTGAGCATCCGTGGACAAGCCCATCCGGTCACCCTCGATGTCGAATTTGGTGGCGTCGCCAAAGATCCTTGGGGCAATACAAAGGCAGGTTTCACGATCTCAACCAAAATCAACCGCAAGCATTGGGGTTTGGTCTGGAATGCCCCGACCGAAGCCGGCGGCCTTCTCGTAAGCGAAGAAGTCAGGATTCATATCGACCTGCAATTGCTCAAGCAGTAATTGAGAATGGAAAATTGAAAATGGAGAATGAGCGGTAACTTGCTTATGCTTGTTCTCCATTCTCCATTTCTTGCGATTGCTCTACAATTCTCAATTCTCAATTCTCAATTCAAAATTCTCCATTCAAAAACGATGGACATCAAAATTCCCCAAACCACCGGTCCAGTGATGGACGCCATCACCCACCGCTGGAGCCCGCGCTCGTTTGCTGAGCGTCCGATTGCCGAGACCGACGTCGAGACGATCCTCGAGGCAGCAACGTGGGCCTTCAGCGCCGCGAATGAGCAGCCTTGGCGTTATATCTACGCGCACCATGGCACGCCCCTGTTTGATACGCTTACGGGACTGCTCATGCCCGGAAATCAGATTTGGGCCAAAAACGCCGCGGTGTTGATGGTTTCGATGATCCAAACACACAACGCCGCTGGCAAGCCCAACACTTGGGCCATGCACGACCTCGGCGCCGCCAACTTCGCCCTGATGCTCCAAGCCAACGCGCTCGGCATCTACGGACACGTCATGGGCGGATTTGATCAACTACGCACCGTCACCGAATTGGAATTGCCCGAAGGAATCGCCCCCGTCGCTATGATCGCCCTCGGCTACTTGGATGCCGCAGAAAAGCTGCCCGAGCCCTTCCTGACAAGGGAATTGGCACCCAGAACACGGAAGCCGGTTTCGGAGATTGTGCTGAAAAAAAGCTAACGGCGAATAGTTAGCAATGAGTAGTTAGCAGTTAGCAGTTCGTTGTGGAGAATCGGAAATGAAGTTCACAACAGCGAGAAACGAGGAGGTTATAAGTGCAGAGTCGCACCAACAGCGCCAAAAGCACTGCTAACTGCTACTTTCTAACTGCTAACTAACTTTTCACTTTTAGCTATTCACTTTTCACTTAAAAGTGTCTCCCTTTTTGATATCGCCCGTTTCGTAACCGAGTTTGTACCATTTCATGCGCTGCGCGCTTGTGCCGTGGGTGAAGGTTTCAGGCTGCACGCGGCGGCCGGCATTGGCTTGCAGACGGTCGTCGCCGATGGCGTTGGCCGCGTTAAGGGCTTCTTCGATGTCGCCGCTTTCCAGCACATCCTTCATTTTCTCTGCGTAATGGGCCCAAACACCGGCATAGAAGTCGGCTTGTAGTTCCAATTTGACGCTCAGTTTGTTGTATTCGACCTCACTGAGACGGGCTTTTTGCTCGTGTACCCAGGTGGATTTGCCAAGGAGGTATTGCACATGGTGACCGACTTCGTGTGCGACGACGTAGGCCATGGCAAAATCGCCGGGCGCTTCGAATTTGTTTTTCAAGTCATCGTAGAAGCTCAGGTCGATGTACAACCTTTGATCACCGGAGCAGTAAAACGGACCCGTGGAGGCGGATGCTTCGCCGCAGGCGGAAGACACTTCATCCGTGAAAAGGACCAAAATGGGTTCTTCGTATTCTCGTCCCAATTGCTCCTTGAAAATCTTGTTCCAAGCGTCTTCTGTGTCTTTCAAGACTACCTTGACAAACTCGGCATCTTCATTTTCCTTGGCGCTGCGGCCCTCGCCGGGTTGGGTATTGTTGTCGGTGACGGGTCCGTTGCTGCTGCTCGGGAGGTTGTTGATGACCTGCCCAGGGTCGCCACCCAAGAGCATGACCACGATGGCGATCACGATGCCGCCGAGGCCCGAGTCCGCCGACGGCTTTGATGCCACGGCCTCTTCCGCCACCGCCACGGCGATCTTCAACATTCGTGCTTGCCTGCCGACCTTTCCATTCCATAATGCTAGAAGTTTTGAATTCGGTTGCAAAGATAGGGGTTTTCACCCACGCACGAATTCAA encodes:
- a CDS encoding DinB family protein → MNQKETFLSEFVAEAAKTRKMLERVPFDHATWKPHEKSSTLAALAQHVANLPLWVSITLLQDELDFAKPMERSKPVESLEELLAFADQRHAAAKAVLEATSDEILDTGWTMRNGEQIFFTKPKKDVLREFVLNHTVHHRGQLSVYLRLLDVPVPGMYGPTADEK
- a CDS encoding nuclear transport factor 2 family protein, whose amino-acid sequence is MRTAREVAETYYNAFNLGDYPKMLSLVAEDVRHEPNQGLPRMGKALLSEFLQSNDAAYSEQLSDFTFLEEANGRKVAADFLVTGIYKLAGEGMPPANGQVYKLRVVAVLDVQDGLITTIRTYYNLEEWLRLVSA
- a CDS encoding GNAT family N-acetyltransferase — translated: MEIEYKAFQGKAIESQFDALAALRITVFRDYPYLYEGDVAYEQEYLKTYSNAESALMFGAFYRNSLVGATTCIPLEDETEDVKKPFKDAGMRLSEIFYFGESILLSEFRGLGIGNKFFDAREAHAAGFGTFHSTCFCAVQRPEDHPLRPDGYQPLDGFWIKRGYRKVPELVSHFEWKDVGESESTAKPMMYWMRNF
- a CDS encoding carbon-nitrogen hydrolase family protein, which gives rise to MNTHSIRIASASYPITSFTGMDAWHRHTSDWVAKAVSQGAQLLLFPEYGSMELLSLFSSDIQADIHGNLTALQPLLQEFAIRFEELAIQHQVIIVAPSLPVAENGKFINRAFVFGKNGLAGWQDKFFMTRFEGEEWGISSSEKVLTLFEADWGSFGIQICYDIEFPLGSHLLCAAGADVILVPSCTETRRGATRVHVGARARALENQCYAVVSQTVGEASWSPVVDVNFGYGAVYSAPDNGLPEDGVIALYPENQPGWLIQELDIQLNHKIRTDGQVLNFRDGKMQQIGLLEGQVSLRKVVL
- a CDS encoding prolipoprotein diacylglyceryl transferase, whose amino-acid sequence is MHFLQYIHWDPDPSIFGLPFRWYGLLFASSFFFGYIIIKRFFAKEGVPENWLESLTIYMAISTVVGARLGHCLFYDPDYYLAHPLEILKVWEGGLASHGAAIGIITGLYFWTRRVSKRNVLWVLDRIVIVVALSGLTIRLGNLMNSEILGTPTTASYGFVFPRADQGESLRAKWEGEQVDLTYLPQGSSDARSFEVYRSTNDSNYTRLPIAPLAFPPGNPKESNMAKFRDTAPGTKAGIHYVSAEKGTKPALTAENGDSLNLRTAFFEDPFSVERTAFAGRWEGAKVHLKFDMRGLFPANVSRGTLLLRSSGDDNWTVIHRGVAGGNSRKMVLDTLDSPEGIQNPHYKLVLKEDEILLVARHPAQIYEAVAYTIIFVFLMWFYYYHDGKVPLGRFFGIFLILIFGMRILIEFAKEEQAEFMTGSILTMGQWLSIPFVLLGFFFTIWSYTHPKFPAPIPPTENKANTSGK
- a CDS encoding gliding motility-associated C-terminal domain-containing protein, whose product is MLAMIPLQAQVVDEFTPQDTFWTGVGEDSTDFAAQSFFANVSRVRKFGVWLKAESGTGAVKIALVKDNGTGSPDLNFILEESTVQLPDSGGGWVWDSTFSAVMSVGAKYWVVVDGYNNLQGTGYSAIGSAATFTDTGEAFFISENGGATWATNGTRAMAIQVEGDNCSFALTVTPQQPMLCPGTMTLVSVPSGYLSYAWSDGQTAASIYLANTGLYSVTVVDANNCVSTAAALVVAGIQPVSTLFDFYEGCQGTPVELVLPPFYAQYDWSTGATTSRDTIENSGTYWVDMVSTTGCFGSDTFEVLMRPLPNPNVGAGDSLCVGDSITIDAGAGFSAYTWSTADITREVTLTQTTTLWVEVSDSFGCHTISDTVVYGFYPYPAEPVLQELPTELHSSFANYYAWTFNGQLIPGETGQDLFNPEPGTYTVIVTNAYGCSFESDPLTVVAPVEGDFVTEAFSPNGDGVNDFFYVEGISRYPELSLVVFDRFGAEVYRTEHYNNDWFGTGKSGNNLPMGDYFYILDFGTDRETLHGNVLIGR